The Carnobacterium divergens genome includes a window with the following:
- the rpmA gene encoding 50S ribosomal protein L27: MLKMNLQFFAHKKGGGSTTNGRDSNSKRLGAKRADGQTVSGGSILYRQRGTKIYPGVNVGIGGDDTLFAKCDGVVRFERKGRDKKQVSVYPAVAQ; this comes from the coding sequence ATGTTGAAAATGAATTTACAATTCTTCGCCCACAAAAAAGGGGGCGGTTCTACTACTAACGGACGTGACTCTAACTCTAAACGTTTAGGCGCTAAACGTGCAGATGGTCAAACAGTTTCAGGTGGTTCAATTTTATACCGTCAACGCGGTACTAAAATTTATCCAGGTGTTAACGTTGGGATTGGTGGAGACGATACATTATTCGCTAAATGTGATGGTGTCGTTCGTTTCGAACGTAAAGGTCGCGACAAAAAACAAGTTTCTGTATACCCTGCAGTTGCTCAATAA
- a CDS encoding amino acid ABC transporter ATP-binding protein — protein sequence MLLTVEKITKKFNGQPVIKAFDFTLEKGEIVTLIGKSGTGKTTLMRIINHLETVDAGEIRLGDITLCKTNRKGEVDYANKGTLRKYHNQIGMVFQNYQLFPNLTVLENCMEAPVAQKRESNQYLQKKAMELLEQVGLNEKANAMPNELSGGQQQRVAIARALMLNPSILCFDEPTSALDRESTIEIGKMIQKIAANGTGILIVTHDDEFAKDIGTRVVSSDEFLDNREIHEK from the coding sequence ATGTTGTTAACTGTCGAAAAAATAACAAAAAAATTTAATGGACAACCAGTGATAAAAGCCTTTGATTTTACTCTTGAAAAAGGTGAAATTGTTACTCTCATTGGAAAATCAGGAACAGGGAAAACAACTTTAATGCGCATAATAAATCATTTGGAAACAGTTGATGCAGGGGAAATTCGGTTGGGGGATATCACGCTATGCAAAACCAATCGAAAGGGAGAGGTTGATTATGCAAACAAGGGAACACTTAGAAAGTACCACAATCAAATTGGGATGGTTTTTCAAAACTATCAGTTGTTTCCTAATTTAACGGTGCTTGAAAATTGTATGGAAGCGCCTGTCGCTCAAAAAAGAGAGAGCAACCAATATTTACAAAAAAAAGCAATGGAATTATTAGAGCAAGTTGGATTAAATGAGAAAGCCAATGCGATGCCTAACGAATTATCCGGAGGACAACAGCAACGGGTTGCGATTGCAAGAGCTTTAATGCTTAATCCGAGTATCCTTTGCTTTGACGAACCAACCTCAGCCCTTGATCGTGAATCAACTATCGAAATTGGAAAAATGATTCAAAAAATAGCTGCAAATGGTACTGGTATCTTAATTGTGACCCATGACGATGAATTTGCAAAAGATATCGGAACAAGAGTCGTTTCATCAGATGAATTTTTAGATAATCGTGAGATTCACGAAAAATGA
- the mreD gene encoding rod shape-determining protein MreD, which produces MNSNLKSSFLPPLILFVFFLLDGVLAALFSETLYGSDYVLVPRLTIILLVMMSFYLPRNKMLVLAIVFGLLFDSYYVGILGIYVALFPIIVYITEKLTKVLHPNPIVVAMMFIIDLSLIETTLYFFYTILKETTMDFNTFMVERLGPTLLLNVVIFIFLYYPLQKLMMKLEKM; this is translated from the coding sequence ATGAATTCAAATTTAAAAAGTTCATTTTTACCACCACTGATTCTTTTTGTTTTTTTCTTGTTAGACGGAGTTTTAGCAGCTTTATTTTCAGAAACGCTATACGGGAGCGACTATGTGCTTGTTCCTCGACTTACGATTATTTTACTCGTAATGATGTCTTTTTATTTACCTCGAAATAAAATGTTGGTACTTGCAATCGTATTTGGTCTCTTATTTGATAGTTATTACGTTGGAATATTAGGGATATATGTTGCCTTGTTTCCAATTATTGTGTACATCACTGAAAAATTAACAAAAGTGCTTCACCCTAATCCAATCGTAGTCGCAATGATGTTTATCATTGATTTGAGTTTAATTGAAACAACGTTATATTTTTTCTATACAATCTTGAAGGAAACAACAATGGATTTTAATACTTTTATGGTAGAACGATTAGGTCCAACTTTACTCTTAAATGTGGTAATCTTTATTTTCTTATACTACCCACTACAAAAACTTATGATGAAATTAGAAAAAATGTAA
- a CDS encoding septum site-determining protein MinC: MKQSVTLKGTKDGFVLTLDDTAAMSTIHEELDQLLANLLAENKSTKTDKKSISLEIKTGNRLLSETEVDELTTKISTTSQFQIKQLKSNVLTYKEANEWHEANSLQMEIQTIRSGQTLTAKGDILLIGKVHPGGSVRADGSIFIIGELLGVAHAGFSGDDSAVVVADFQTDAQIRIADNIQIIENKTHENKGANMKEFAYINDLHILEFAPVEKLKVLRPKMDKVTGGLM; the protein is encoded by the coding sequence GTGAAACAAAGTGTAACGTTAAAAGGAACAAAAGATGGTTTCGTCTTAACATTAGATGATACAGCTGCAATGAGCACGATTCATGAAGAATTAGATCAACTGTTAGCGAATCTATTAGCTGAAAATAAATCTACTAAAACAGATAAAAAATCCATTTCTCTTGAAATTAAAACAGGGAATCGTTTATTATCTGAAACGGAAGTCGATGAATTGACAACTAAAATTTCAACTACTAGCCAATTTCAAATCAAGCAGCTTAAATCTAACGTGTTGACGTACAAAGAAGCCAACGAGTGGCATGAAGCCAACAGTTTGCAAATGGAAATTCAAACGATTCGAAGTGGTCAAACATTAACGGCTAAAGGGGACATTCTTTTAATTGGAAAGGTTCATCCAGGCGGCAGTGTTCGTGCAGATGGAAGTATTTTTATTATCGGGGAATTGCTAGGCGTTGCTCATGCTGGTTTTAGTGGGGACGACAGTGCTGTTGTCGTAGCCGATTTCCAAACCGATGCACAGATTCGAATAGCAGATAATATTCAAATTATCGAAAATAAAACACATGAAAATAAAGGCGCGAATATGAAAGAATTTGCTTACATCAATGATTTGCACATTCTTGAATTTGCACCTGTAGAAAAACTAAAAGTGCTGCGGCCTAAAATGGACAAAGTGACAGGGGGATTAATGTAA
- the rplU gene encoding 50S ribosomal protein L21 — translation MYAIIKTGGKQVKVEVGQAIYVEKLNVEAGETVSFDEVILVGGEETKVGAPTIAGATVEGTVEKHGKQKKVTTYKYKPKKHTHRKQGHRQPYTKVVINAINA, via the coding sequence ATGTACGCAATTATCAAAACTGGTGGAAAACAAGTTAAAGTTGAGGTAGGCCAAGCAATTTACGTTGAAAAATTAAACGTTGAAGCTGGTGAAACTGTAAGCTTTGATGAAGTAATCTTGGTAGGTGGCGAAGAAACAAAAGTTGGAGCTCCAACAATCGCCGGAGCTACTGTTGAAGGTACTGTAGAAAAACATGGTAAACAAAAGAAAGTTACTACGTATAAATACAAACCTAAAAAACATACTCACCGTAAACAAGGTCACCGTCAACCGTATACAAAAGTTGTTATTAATGCAATTAACGCTTAA
- a CDS encoding amino acid ABC transporter permease has translation MTMITELLPALLEGLKTTLFLFSIILIVTIPLGFLVAIVRVYAPKGISLIVQFYIYIMRGTPLLLQLMVVFFGLPHIGITLDRFPAAVIAFALNYTAYYAEIFRGGILAVPKGQFEALQVLGIGKIRGYRRIIIPQVTRIVLPSVGNEVISLVKDTSLVYILGLGELLRAGQIASNTYASLIPFVAVGIIYLLITGLVTLGLTTIEKRIHF, from the coding sequence ATGACAATGATAACAGAATTACTACCTGCGTTATTAGAGGGTTTAAAAACAACTTTATTCCTGTTTAGCATCATTCTAATCGTAACAATTCCTCTTGGGTTTTTAGTAGCGATTGTTCGAGTATACGCACCAAAAGGCATTTCCTTAATCGTACAATTTTATATTTATATCATGCGTGGAACGCCGTTACTTCTTCAATTAATGGTCGTGTTCTTTGGACTTCCTCATATTGGCATTACGCTAGATCGTTTTCCAGCAGCGGTCATTGCATTTGCATTAAATTATACAGCCTATTATGCAGAAATTTTCCGCGGTGGGATTTTGGCTGTTCCTAAAGGGCAATTTGAAGCGTTACAAGTTTTGGGGATTGGAAAGATTAGAGGATACCGTCGAATTATTATTCCACAAGTTACTCGAATTGTATTGCCTTCTGTAGGCAACGAAGTTATCTCGTTAGTAAAAGACACTTCATTAGTGTACATTTTAGGATTAGGTGAGCTACTAAGAGCAGGTCAAATTGCTTCTAATACCTATGCTTCTCTTATTCCCTTTGTAGCAGTAGGAATCATCTATTTGCTGATTACAGGTTTGGTAACACTTGGTTTAACTACTATTGAAAAGAGAATTCACTTTTAA
- the mreC gene encoding rod shape-determining protein MreC: MHQFFSNKKLIILLVSVIVCMGLIAYSIKERAKLPIVQQFTNDITAITGRVFSKPANGIVSFIDSVEELKNTYEENQLLKSKIDKLYETQVELADLKQDNKKMQEQLELTSTLSNYNQITGSVIGRNPDSWIDQIVVDKGSKNGIEKGMSVMAGNGLVGRIVEVSPTSSKVQLITTVDSKKNRVAALVQSESGQIHGIINGYDKETKRLKMNQITTDAEPKKGDKVVTSGLGGITPSTLLIGTVDEVKLDAHGLSKVAYITPAADTNDIRYVTIVQREAESGE; this comes from the coding sequence TTGCATCAATTTTTTTCAAATAAAAAATTAATCATTTTATTAGTCAGTGTAATTGTTTGTATGGGGTTAATTGCCTATTCAATTAAAGAAAGAGCAAAGTTGCCAATCGTCCAACAATTCACCAATGACATTACTGCCATTACTGGGCGCGTTTTTTCAAAGCCAGCCAATGGAATTGTAAGTTTTATTGATTCGGTTGAAGAATTAAAAAATACTTACGAAGAGAACCAGTTGTTAAAATCAAAAATCGATAAACTTTATGAAACGCAAGTTGAACTAGCAGATCTAAAACAAGATAATAAAAAAATGCAAGAACAGTTGGAATTAACTTCAACTTTATCGAATTACAACCAAATTACAGGCAGTGTCATTGGCCGCAATCCTGATTCTTGGATTGATCAAATCGTCGTGGATAAAGGCAGCAAAAACGGTATTGAAAAAGGCATGTCTGTGATGGCTGGAAATGGGTTAGTTGGACGAATCGTAGAAGTGAGTCCTACAAGTTCTAAAGTTCAATTAATTACGACAGTTGATTCTAAAAAGAACCGTGTGGCAGCTTTGGTACAAAGCGAGTCAGGACAAATTCATGGAATTATCAATGGCTATGATAAAGAAACAAAACGTTTGAAAATGAATCAAATTACAACAGATGCTGAACCGAAAAAAGGCGACAAAGTTGTGACATCTGGCTTAGGTGGAATTACACCGTCAACGTTACTTATTGGTACCGTTGATGAAGTGAAATTAGACGCTCATGGATTATCAAAAGTAGCGTATATTACGCCGGCTGCAGATACCAATGACATCCGCTATGTAACCATCGTTCAACGTGAAGCTGAAAGTGGTGAGTAA
- a CDS encoding amino acid ABC transporter substrate-binding protein, producing MKIKMSIVLSIVGFSLLLVGCGNSKNEQNQTDATKEIEKSGKLVVGLDDTFAPMSYRDNKGEIVGFDVDLAKEVGKKLRLKIEFQAIDWAMKETELNAGNIDFIWNGYTITPERKEKVAFSDPYLENSQSIVVLKNSEIQTKKELAGKSIAAQQASSAVDAVSKKELATFKNQELTQFPSNNDVFNDLASKRSEAIVVDEVLARYYIKLKGVDTYRTLKDNFGKEEYGVGLRKKDKVLKTKLNQALKELKTDGTYDTIYQKWFAE from the coding sequence ATGAAAATAAAAATGAGTATCGTTCTAAGTATTGTTGGATTTAGTTTATTGTTAGTTGGTTGCGGAAATAGCAAAAATGAACAAAATCAAACGGATGCAACAAAAGAAATTGAAAAATCAGGGAAACTGGTTGTAGGATTAGATGATACCTTTGCACCAATGAGTTATCGAGACAATAAAGGCGAAATCGTGGGGTTTGATGTTGACTTAGCAAAAGAAGTAGGAAAAAAACTAAGGTTAAAAATAGAATTTCAAGCGATAGATTGGGCAATGAAAGAAACAGAATTAAATGCGGGGAATATTGATTTCATTTGGAATGGTTATACAATTACCCCTGAAAGAAAAGAAAAAGTAGCCTTTTCAGATCCTTATCTAGAAAATAGCCAATCCATTGTTGTTTTAAAAAACAGTGAAATTCAAACAAAAAAAGAGCTAGCAGGGAAATCCATAGCAGCGCAACAAGCTTCTAGTGCAGTAGATGCTGTTTCAAAAAAAGAACTAGCAACTTTTAAAAATCAAGAACTCACACAATTTCCATCTAACAATGACGTCTTTAATGATTTAGCTAGCAAACGAAGCGAGGCCATTGTTGTTGATGAAGTGTTGGCGCGCTACTACATCAAATTAAAAGGGGTAGACACCTACCGAACACTAAAAGATAATTTTGGAAAAGAAGAGTACGGTGTTGGTTTACGAAAAAAAGATAAAGTATTAAAAACAAAATTAAATCAAGCGTTGAAGGAATTAAAAACAGACGGCACTTACGATACGATTTATCAAAAATGGTTTGCCGAGTAA
- a CDS encoding ribosomal-processing cysteine protease Prp, translating into MIQALFNRDSDGNLVSFEVTGHAESGPEGSDIVCAAVSALTFGATNSIEALAGFQPLVDMDDAVNGGHLYVEILQDITGEQFHIAQILLESLRLSIQGITEEYPEYVKMN; encoded by the coding sequence ATGATTCAAGCATTGTTCAATCGCGATAGCGATGGGAATCTAGTTTCTTTTGAAGTAACTGGACATGCAGAGTCAGGACCCGAAGGCAGCGACATTGTCTGTGCAGCTGTTTCGGCATTGACTTTTGGAGCAACAAATAGTATTGAAGCTTTAGCTGGTTTCCAACCCTTAGTGGATATGGATGACGCAGTGAATGGTGGACATTTATATGTTGAAATTCTACAAGACATTACCGGCGAACAGTTTCATATTGCTCAGATTCTTCTTGAAAGCTTGCGTCTTTCGATTCAAGGGATTACAGAAGAGTACCCTGAGTATGTCAAAATGAATTAA
- the minD gene encoding septum site-determining protein MinD, which produces MGTAIVITSGKGGVGKTTSTANVGTALALQGKKVCLIDMDIGLRNLDVILGLENRIIYDIVDVVEGRAKLHQAIIKDKRFNDNLYLLPAAQNADKSSVNGEEMKEIVDSLRPDYDYILIDCPAGIEQGFQNSIAAADMAIVVTTPEISAVRDADRIIGLLEQTEMEPPRLIINRIRKRMMQDGEVLDIDEITKHLSIELLGIVFDDDSVIRSSNKGDPIVLDPKNPASLGYRNIARRVLGETVPLMSLKKEKKNFFQKLFGK; this is translated from the coding sequence ATGGGAACAGCGATTGTCATCACATCAGGAAAAGGTGGCGTAGGAAAGACGACTTCAACTGCCAATGTTGGTACGGCGTTAGCCTTACAAGGAAAGAAAGTTTGTCTGATTGATATGGATATCGGATTACGCAATTTAGATGTGATTCTGGGACTAGAAAACCGAATCATCTATGATATTGTTGATGTAGTTGAAGGACGAGCTAAGTTGCATCAAGCCATTATTAAAGATAAGCGTTTTAATGATAATTTATACTTATTGCCAGCTGCTCAAAATGCAGATAAAAGCTCCGTTAATGGAGAAGAAATGAAAGAAATTGTTGATAGCTTACGTCCAGACTATGACTATATTTTAATTGATTGTCCAGCAGGAATTGAACAAGGTTTCCAAAATTCCATTGCAGCTGCCGACATGGCAATTGTTGTCACCACTCCAGAAATTTCTGCAGTGAGAGATGCAGATCGAATTATAGGCTTACTAGAACAAACTGAAATGGAACCCCCGCGTCTAATTATTAATCGTATTCGTAAACGAATGATGCAAGATGGCGAAGTGTTAGATATTGATGAAATTACAAAACATTTGTCAATTGAATTACTAGGAATCGTATTTGATGATGATAGTGTTATTCGTTCGTCGAATAAAGGCGATCCAATTGTCTTAGATCCAAAAAATCCTGCTTCATTAGGCTACCGTAATATTGCGCGACGTGTCTTAGGCGAAACGGTGCCACTGATGTCATTAAAAAAAGAAAAGAAAAACTTTTTCCAAAAATTATTTGGCAAATAA